In the Primulina tabacum isolate GXHZ01 chromosome 7, ASM2559414v2, whole genome shotgun sequence genome, CTTTCGGCCATGAAGCAATTGTACAAACAATCGAATGTTCGAAGAGATGAAGATGTACCCGTTTCCGATATTCCACCATACTCTCCCAAAGCCTTGAAGCACCCTCGATCTCTCCCAAGATCCATCAATTACCTCCTCAAagaacagagacttctgttcATCCTTGTTGGTATCTTAATCGGCTCCTCTTTCTTCATCCTCCAGCCCTCTCTTTCCCGTGTCTCTACCTCTTCTTCCGTGGATCCCCGCAACCACATTTCCTCCCGAAGCAGCGAATCCACGCTTGCTTCCTACGATCCGAGGGAGTTAGGACAGAATTATGGGAATTGGGATAGCGGGAGTAATGGGTATCGTCCAAATGGGGTAGGGAGGGTGCCGGTTGGTATACAGGGGAAGAGAAAGAGGATTGTGGTAACTGGTGGGGCGGGATTCGTGGGTAGTCATTTGGTGGATAAGTTGATTGCTAGAGGGGATGATGTGATTGTGATAGATAACTTTTTTACTGGGAGAAAGCagaatattgttcatttgtttgGGAATCCGAGGTTTGAGTTGATTAGGCATGATGTGGTTGAGCCCATTTTGCTGGAGGTGGATCAGATCTATCATTTGGCGTGCCCTGCGTCCCCAGTTCATTACAAGTATAATCCTGTCAAGACTATCATATCCTTATTCTCTGATGTTTTGGCTATTTTGAGTGTAACAATATGTTGATGATTGTGGGTAAGTGCGTGTGCTGGTgaatttttggtaatttatgTTATTCCTGCGATTTGTCTTACATAGATTTAGATCATGATCACAGCAAGATGGAGTAGATGTGACTGTGTATTTCTGTAAATATTCTtgtataaatttaataaatacgaGTTCTCATACTTGCAACTATAATCATGTTTTAATTTTGGATAtcccctaattaaaatactTAATCGAATGTGCGAATGCAAATGTATTTACTTTGTGTGCACATGACATTATAGCCTCAAGGGTCCCAGTTATGGTGAATTTTTAATCAGAAAGTTTGTTGTGCTTGCAAAATATGTTTCGAACTTTAAATTCAAGTGTGTCTTTCCCTATGGCATTTTGAGCTGTTTTTATAGGATTCTGAATTGTTGTGATCCTTGACGGGTGCTTACAAGACAAATGTGATGGGTACCCTGAATATGTTGGGCCTTGCAAAAAGAATTGGTGCTAGGTTTCTTCTGACGAGTACAAGTGAGGTTTACGGTGATCCTCTTGAGCATCCGCAGAAGGAGACATATTGGGGACATGTGAATCCCATAGGCGAGTGCCATATTTCTGAATAAATGCTAACTTGTttgtttattataataatacaGTTTCTTTGTGAAGGGTTATGACAGAATAATCTTAAATGATCAGGTGTAAGGAGTTGCTATGACGAAGGAAAACGAACGGCTGAAACCTTAACTATGGATTATCATCGCGGCGATGGTGTTGAGGTATTTAGCTTGGACCGTTCTCTGACTCGTTGAATTATGAGCTTTACATTCCAACCATTTGGCTATCAGAATCGAgtatattttttgtatttaaatttcctatatttgtcatcactgtgTAAGGTATTGGTGTCAATGGAATAACTTTTGCATGTCAACTTATCCTTATGAATGATCGAGTAGTTGATTTGACTGTAAAAATTGTGTGGTGCAAAtgtatttatagtttttgtattGTGTCTGCCAGTTTCGAACAAcctcaaaggagaagaaataATTTACACTTCTTACTTGCACCTGGGCTAGCTGAGTAGATCAATTTTTGGATGTGTCTGAAATTCTTGCTTATCAGATCGGCATGTGAAATGAgtacaatttttttatcacgCTGATGAGTATACCATCTCTAACAATGTGAGAAATTGAAGGCACCCATATAACCAACTGACCTTTATTGCATTTGAGTAGTTAATTGAAAGCTATGAATTTGTCTATATTTGTAGCAAGAGCATTTTCAGCCACCATGAGCATCATTGGAAGGAAACTTGCTAAAAGTATGAGTGGCATAGAGTCTCTAGTCTGAGTTCTTAAAGAATATTGACAGCAGTGATATAATTGTTTTTCCGTGTTTAAGGATATTCAAAATCTCATTGTCGAATTGCCATTCTCACTCATATAGGTCCGCATTGCCCGTATTTTTAATACATATGGGCCTCGTATGTGTCTAGATGATGGTCGTGTTGTCAGCAACTTTGTTTCACAGGTTTGTCTTCCATGTTGTTTTTCataattcaacaacaatgcATCAATTTACTTGTTGAGCATTCATGTTCTTATGGCTGTAACTGAATCACGCAGGCCATACGGAAGCAACCAATGACAGTGTATGGTGATGGGAAACAAACCCGAAGCTTCCAATATGTATCGGACTTGGTATGTCGTCTTTTCATGTTTCCGTGTGTAATTAACACAAATACTGTGAAACAAATACTGTAATTAACACAAATAATGTGTAATTAACATCCTATGAGAGTCTGTCTTAAAAGCAGTATCCTCATAAAATGATTTCCGTCTGACTGACATTGAACTTAATTTTTAATGCGAAGCTcgtgaaaatataaatttatttgtcGAATAAAATACTATGATTGTTCAAGCTTGGTGTGTTATAAGATGTACGATAAAATAGTGTTTACGAGGATACTATATGCACTTTCGGATGTCAGGTTGATGGATTGGTGGCTTTGATGGAAGGCGAGCATTTGGGGCCATTCAACCTTGGCAACCCAGGAGAATTCACGATGTTAGAGCTTGCTGAGGTTTGGTCCAGATAATTAGTTTCATCTACGTatcacaagtttttgtcatataaCATGCCTTGAGTATGTTGGTTTCTTTTGGAAATATAACAGGTTGTGAAAGAAACCATTGATCCTAGTGCGACCATTGAATTTAGATCAAACACTGCCGATGACCCTCATAAGAGAAAACCAGACATTACTAAGGCAAAGGAACTTCTGAACTGGGAACCAAAGATTTCCTTGAGAGAAGGATTGCCTCGAATGGTCACCGATTTTCGAAATCGCATCCTGAATGAAGACGAAGGAAAGGGAAACAAATGAGAATACGACTGTGTTACCGAGACCATGTTGTGTATATTGTTTGATTTATCATACATaccttatttttctttttctttttttccctaTACTCGGAAGTGCCAGCAATAGGCCAAGTAAGTTGTATCCGGCTACTAGTGGTTTTCAGTATTGAGAATCTACATTATTGGACTAGTCTTCGACAAGAATACGGGCGGTGCATCTGTATGTTGTGatgtaaaatgatttttggTATCAACTGAATACATTGAACTGATACAGTTTCGAGTATAAATACACATGGAGTTACATGCTTGAGATTTTACACGATATCGAGTGTGCTATTGTTAGTTTTT is a window encoding:
- the LOC142551804 gene encoding UDP-glucuronic acid decarboxylase 1-like gives rise to the protein MKQLYKQSNVRRDEDVPVSDIPPYSPKALKHPRSLPRSINYLLKEQRLLFILVGILIGSSFFILQPSLSRVSTSSSVDPRNHISSRSSESTLASYDPRELGQNYGNWDSGSNGYRPNGVGRVPVGIQGKRKRIVVTGGAGFVGSHLVDKLIARGDDVIVIDNFFTGRKQNIVHLFGNPRFELIRHDVVEPILLEVDQIYHLACPASPVHYKYNPVKTIISLFSDTNVMGTLNMLGLAKRIGARFLLTSTSEVYGDPLEHPQKETYWGHVNPIGVRSCYDEGKRTAETLTMDYHRGDGVEVRIARIFNTYGPRMCLDDGRVVSNFVSQAIRKQPMTVYGDGKQTRSFQYVSDLVDGLVALMEGEHLGPFNLGNPGEFTMLELAEVVKETIDPSATIEFRSNTADDPHKRKPDITKAKELLNWEPKISLREGLPRMVTDFRNRILNEDEGKGNK